In the Quercus lobata isolate SW786 chromosome 5, ValleyOak3.0 Primary Assembly, whole genome shotgun sequence genome, one interval contains:
- the LOC115989623 gene encoding ornithine aminotransferase, mitochondrial, with protein MASRRGLQSILSQRICRGGRNFGAVPEATAAGGSSSQKLINFEHEYSAHNYHPVPIVFSQAKGSSVWDPEGNRYLDFLAAYSAVNQGHCHPKIMKALKEQAERLTLSSRAFYNDKFPIFAEYLQSMFGYDMVLPMNTGAEGVETALKLARKWGYEKKKIPKDEAIIVSCCGCFHGRTLAVISMSCDNDATRGFGPLLPGHIKVDFGDEVALEKIFKENGDRIAGFLFEPIQGEAGVVIPPDGYLKSVRDLCSKYNVLMIADEVQSGLARTGKMLACDWEEVRPDVVILGKALGGGVIPVSAVLADKDIMLCIQPGEHGSTFGGNPLASAVAIASLDVIKDEKLAERSAQLGQELRHHLLKIQQQYPNYIREVRGRGLFNAVELNSKNLRPISAYDICLQLKERGVLAKPTHDTIIRLTPPLSISLDELQEASKALSDVLEHDLPKMQKAKPEHVSPNSSNICDRCGRNLYASPDEDN; from the exons ATGGCGAGCAGGAGAGGTTTGCAATCAATATTGTCACAAAGGATTTGCAGGGGGGGGAGGAATTTTGGAGCTGTCCCTGAAGCTACTGCTGCTGGTGGTTCCTCCTCTCAAAAGCTCATCAACTTTGAGCATGAATACAGTGCCCACAA TTACCACCCAGTCCCCATTGTTTTTTCACAAGCAAAGGGATCATCTGTATGGGATCCAGAGGGCAACAGATATCTGGATTTCCTCGCAGCCTACTCTGCAGTTAATCAG GGTCATTGTCATCCAAAGATCATGAAAGCGTTGAAAGAACAGGCAGAAAGGCTTACTCTCAGCTCTCGAGCCTTCTATAATGATAAATTTCCAATATTTGCCGAGTATCTGCAGAGTATGTTTGGCTATGACATGGTACTTCCTATGAACACTGGTGCTGAAGGTGTGGAAACAGCTCTAAAGTTGGCAAGGAAATGGGgttatgagaagaaaaaaattcccAAAGATGAG GCAATTATTGTCTCATGTTGTGGCTGCTTCCACGGTCGCACGTTAGCTGTCATCTCCATGAGTTGTGACAATGATGCTACCCGTGGTTTTGGACCGTTGTTGCCTGGCCATATTAAAGTTGATTTTGGGGATGAAGTTGCCCTTGAGAAAATCTTCAAAG AAAATGGTGATCGAATAGCTGGATTTCTGTTCGAACCCATTCAAGGAGAGGCTGGG gTTGTAATTCCTCCAGATGGTTATTTAAAATCTGTCAGAGATCTGTGCTCAAAATATAATGTTTTAATGATTGCTGATGAGGTGCAATCTGGCTTAGCACGAACAGGAAAAATGCTGGCTTGTGATTGGGAAGAAGTGCGCCCAGATGTAGTG ATACTTGGAAAAGCTTTGGGTGGTGGAGTGATACCTGTAAGTGCAGTGCTTGCAGACAAAGATATAATGCTTTGTATCCAACCTGGAGAGCATGGAAG TACCTTTGGGGGAAATCCATTGGCCAGTGCAGTTGCCATCGCCTCACTAGATGTCATCAAAGATGAGAAACTTGCTGAGAG ATCTGCCCAACTGGGACAGGAGTTAAGGCATCATCTACTTAAGATTCAGCAGCAATACCCAAACTACATACGGGAAGTTCGAGGTAGAGGTCTGTTCAATGCTGTGGAGCTCAACAGCAAAAATCTGCGCCCTATTTCTGCATATGATATCTGCCTACAGTTAAAGGAGAGAGGAGTTCTTGCTAAGCCCACCCATGATACTATCATCCGATTAACTCCTCCTCTCTCAATAAG TTTGGATGAACTCCAAGAAGCCTCAAAGGCACTGAGTGATGTTCTTGAGCATGATCTACCAAAGATGCAGAAAGCAAAGCCAGAGCATGTCTCCCCAAATAGTTCTAACATATGTGACCGATGTGGCCGAAACTTATATGCTTCTCCAGATGAAGATAATTGA